The following coding sequences are from one Cyanobium sp. AMD-g window:
- the tuf gene encoding elongation factor Tu, with amino-acid sequence MAREKFERNKPHVNIGTIGHVDHGKTTLTAAITNVLASQGMAKAQAYDEIDGAPEEKERGITINTAHVEYETNKRHYAHVDCPGHADYVKNMITGAAQMDGAILVVAATDGPMAQTKEHILLAKQVGVPALVVFLNKKDMVDDEEILELVELEMRELLSSYDFPGDDIPVIAGSALKALEYIQAGKKAVRGEDEWVDKILDLMDAVDEAIPEPEREIDKPFLMAVEDVFSITGRGTVATGRIERGKVKVGETVQIVGIRDTRETTVTGVEMFRKLLDEGMAGDNVGLLLRGVQKEDIERGMVLVKPNSIKPHTKFEGEVYVLKKEEGGRHTPFFAGYRPQFYIRTTDVTGQITAFTADDGTNVEMVMPGDRIKMSAELICPVAIEQGMRFAIREGGRTIGAGVVSKIVL; translated from the coding sequence ATGGCACGCGAGAAGTTCGAGAGGAACAAGCCTCACGTCAACATCGGCACCATCGGTCACGTTGACCACGGCAAGACCACCCTCACCGCCGCCATCACCAACGTGCTGGCGTCACAGGGCATGGCCAAGGCCCAGGCCTACGACGAGATCGACGGCGCCCCTGAAGAGAAGGAGCGGGGGATCACGATCAACACAGCTCACGTCGAGTACGAGACCAACAAGCGTCACTACGCCCACGTCGACTGCCCCGGTCACGCTGACTACGTCAAGAACATGATCACCGGTGCCGCCCAGATGGACGGCGCCATCCTGGTGGTGGCCGCCACCGACGGCCCCATGGCCCAGACCAAGGAGCACATCCTCCTGGCCAAGCAGGTGGGCGTGCCCGCGCTGGTGGTGTTCCTGAACAAGAAGGACATGGTCGACGACGAGGAAATCCTCGAGCTCGTCGAACTGGAGATGCGCGAGCTGCTCAGCAGCTACGACTTCCCTGGCGACGACATCCCCGTGATCGCCGGTTCCGCCCTCAAGGCCCTTGAGTACATCCAGGCCGGCAAGAAAGCCGTCCGTGGCGAAGACGAGTGGGTCGACAAAATCCTCGACCTCATGGATGCCGTTGACGAGGCGATCCCCGAGCCCGAGCGTGAGATCGACAAGCCCTTCCTGATGGCCGTCGAAGACGTCTTTTCGATCACCGGCCGCGGCACCGTCGCCACCGGCCGTATCGAGCGCGGCAAGGTGAAAGTCGGTGAAACCGTCCAGATCGTTGGTATTCGCGACACGCGCGAAACCACCGTCACCGGCGTGGAGATGTTCCGCAAGCTGCTCGACGAGGGCATGGCCGGCGACAACGTCGGTCTGCTTCTGCGCGGCGTCCAGAAAGAGGACATCGAGCGTGGCATGGTGCTGGTGAAGCCCAACTCCATCAAGCCCCACACCAAGTTCGAAGGTGAGGTCTACGTGCTCAAGAAGGAAGAGGGTGGTCGTCACACCCCCTTCTTCGCCGGCTACCGCCCGCAGTTCTACATCCGCACCACCGACGTGACGGGCCAGATCACGGCCTTCACCGCCGATGACGGCACCAACGTCGAGATGGTGATGCCCGGCGACCGCATCAAGATGAGCGCCGAGCTGATCTGCCCGGTCGCCATCGAGCAGGGCATGCGCTTCGCCATCCGCGAGGGCGGCCGCACCATCGGTGCTGGCGTGGTCTCCAAGATCGTTCTGTGA